Within the Rosa rugosa chromosome 2, drRosRugo1.1, whole genome shotgun sequence genome, the region AACCAGCGCTACAAGGGGATCATGGATGCTATTGCGAATCAAACCAAGCAAACAGCgtcagatatggcaggtcttcgcaaagaTGGAGCAAATCTCtcaaccgaggtggccatgcaaagagccgagttgaaccaagctaaaGAGGTGTTGAACAagacgttaggagatcctaacgctatccttggttcccttggccaaccatctggttcaAGTAAATATGTGCCGCCAAACCAGCGGGAAAAGGTTAGCAGCAGTACCGCTATACCTGCCGCGACCGCTGCTACCACTCAGTTGAGAGGTAAGGAACAGGCCCTGGTTATTGGCGGCAGCAAGGAAAGAACCACACTGTCAGGTGGACAGACCGCCGGACAGAAACAGCAGGCATCGAAAGGCACTGGAACTCTGTCCGATCCCGCTGTGTTCATTCAGTACGATAGTGATGGAGCAGAGAATGTATATCAAGAGTTGCCAGGAAGCTACTACGGGATTGACCAAGCTGGCAACCCGGTTAAGATAACAGCTCTGTCAAAGGAGATGCCCATGCCAACCGTGACTCTACAGCAGCCGGTTACAACTCGCGTCGTACAGGTGGGAGAGAGAGCAACAACAAATACCATCCAAGCTATACCATTGCAGGCTGCTGCCCGCCAGAATGTGGcgacacctcctcctcctggtccTGAGTACGTGAGACGTGATGAGGTGGAAGAAATGATCCGTTTGGCCAATCCcagggcccagatggatggggtctatgagggacctttcccgccgcatataatgctcgcgcctttcccgAGGGGCTATaagaatatcatattttctactttttcaggggaagacactGAGAATGCGATAACTCACTTGGCCAGGTTCAAGGTGCAAtgtggccagtaccagaatgatgacatcctcaagtgcaggatctttggcacctcTCTCTCTGGAGCTGCATTTaggtggttttccaaactccgaccaggaacagtggcGGATTGGCCTGCGatggaaaagctctttcgagaaacttttggggccattgagcctgaggtggatttggcttctctcacaCAGATGGCCCAGCAGCCTACTGAGTCCGCCGTCGCATACCTTCAACgtttccagattcagaaggccaaactgaacgtggtcctgcctgagaaagaattgatcaagttggcgatcaagggaTTGGAACCTCGtcagcgaaagaagcaacacggcagcatgatccagtcaatgggagagcctATCACAGAAGTAGgcagctttgaacatcttctCAGGGAAACTGATGCGaggaagaatgcgtccaaagggacataCGTGCCAGGCAAGCATCGCACAATTGCGGCCATGCATTACCAGCCAGCTACCTATGACCCTTATTACCATCATAATGAAGAAGAGTTGTTGccggaagaagatgaagaagaggatacTGACATTGCTGCTTATGAATTGACCGGGAGGAAGAATCCAGCcttgaaacaattgaaaatctccaaggaacctgtcaagctcaaatcagtggccttcaccaaacctgagttcgcgacgtatacatatgatgccaacaaggcacacgagatcctagatgagatgatcgccgcgaagatggtgaagaccgactttggacctttccctcgaccagatcagctgaaaggaaagaagtattgtaaattccataacttgtggaaccataatacagctgactgtgtgaagctcaaggaccagattcaggtatggctcaataacggtagtcttcaagtggaagctccagtaactgcggcagcgcttgttgacctaaacccttttcctgatactgggatcaacatggtcgacgTGAACTGGACCAAacagaaccagaggaaaccaaccctggatttgaacgCAAAGGGGCGAGAAGGAGAGCCTAACGAGGCCCCTGCCCAGAAGAAAGCTAAACCGTTTGGTCAAGCCTCACCCGTAGTGTTgtgctcgcgatgcaaagaagagtgtggcatccaagtgtcgcacgaagagaccgagcagacatttcgttttggctcacTCCCGCCCGtcaagtgggcctcgccatcgcgaaactatcagCCTTCCAGCCCGAGAGAAAGGAAGGAGATGGGGTCACCGACATCACCAAAAGACTCCAATCTGTTCAAGAAACTGAGGGCAGCTACGGATGATCGAAAGACAGATCAGAAGGCTGCAAACAAGCACAAAGATATTCTGACCAAACCCTAcataccacctgcttcaaccaCTACCATCAAGGAGGggaagtggtacaccagggaaaaggggaaggcagtggagataagtccttccagAAAGAGGAAACTACAGCGtaggtttggagaagccaagcgCGAGCTAgaggctttagaccagggcCTAATCAAACCTTCACAATTGGTCAAATCGCCTGAGCAGTATCAAAAGGAAATGGAAGCACttgctgccaagccattagtggcccctCGCAGTTTACGAAAACGAGTGAGCCCAGCAACAGGGGCATctgagcccagtgttttttgcagaattACTAAGGCGAGAACACCTCCACTAGCCAGAAAGGAGCGCTCGCCGTGCAGGCGACCGCATGTCAGGCGCCGTTTGTCGCGCGAGGAGCCGGAGGCTAAACCCTCagttttcgagagactggggggcaaggataggACTACTGATGCTTTACAGTGGAAACCTAAGAAAGTCCAAAGTGCAGTGGTTGCTCCCTTAGAGGCGGACGTTGCTAAGAAACCCAAGTCAGTTTCCTCTGAGCAAGCTCCCGTGGTTCAAGAGCCTGAGCAGTGTGAGGTAAAAGGCCTCATTGCAGAATCCTTAGTAGACAGgttggctaaacagttcaacacggatatccctgtcaacgaacccaagctcaacctggaggacgacatagCTGAATTAGACACGTCCTgtaatatggtttatgtgctcccagcgcggtatgcaataccagtcgctgctcaggaatgcgtagacGCGGAGGAATGTAATACACAGCCCCTGCAGGTCACGTCCGCGGTCACAACACCGGTAGAAGAGACTGTCTttctggaaacagaggacgccaacagtaaagaattcttcatgagcttcactaggccaacgcctgctatggttcaacacatgcgacctttatacatcacggcaGACGTTGGCGGTActaaagttagcaagatcatggttgatactggagctgctgttaatgtcattactactaggaccatgcacttgcttggaatcaagaaggagaagatccagtccacgtctctcactctcaagaacttcgcggggactataacaaagaccttgggattacttttcttgcgtatcaaggtaggtccagcagagggagtttatgctttctttgtgacagattgctatgcggcctacagcgctatcctgggaagggactggattcaccggagctactgtgttccgtcatCCCTCCACcaggaacttattatgtggaacagggaaacAGATAAAGcggaggtgatcaaagcggatcctcgtccattcccagtatctgcaaactatgtagatgccaggtactatttggagcctatcgctccTTTGAAAGTTAGTGGCATCGATAGCAAAGGCCGCCCTACAGGGGTGACGGCttctgaactggcacagtgggggcttacgctcgcaaaagaaggcttggaaaggcccggccacgctgtgcctaaacccttgaacgattaatggattacgaccttccagaagaagggatagaggccctccactcgttgTATGAACGACTATCATCATATTTAGTGGAaagagaggcctatgatcgaatcGCGACCTTAGAAACTGTCAATGAAGAaatctctgatcaggaacacgAAGACGAGATTGAAATTCAACTAGCTCCGGCAGCGCTGGATGATACACCTCCTAAGGTCAAAGACCCTACCGAGAGGGTTAATCTTGGAacagcagatgagcctatggaagtggctatcagcgcttacttgGAGCCTAGCGAAAAGCAGAGGCTTATTGAGCTATTATTAGAGTTCAAAGATTGCTTtgcagagaaatatgaagatatgcctGGCCTGTCAcaggacttggtttgccatcagcttCCAACACTcactgacaagaggcctgtgaagcaagagccgcgaagaatgaattcagaaactcaagtcCTCGTCAAGGAGGAAGTCgagaaaatgcataaatcaggcattatcagggtggccaaatacaatcagtggctctccaatatagtgcctgttcgcaagaagaatggtaagatgcGGGTCTGCGTGGACTACAAAGACCTAAATCTCGCGACACCTAAagatgtctaccccatgccggtggcggatatgttggtagacgccgtAGCGGGCCACGAATTATTATCTTTTATGGACGGCACCGCGGGATATCACCAAATTCCAGTCGCCGAGGAGGACAGACATAAGAACGCGTTTAGATGTCCggggttcgcgggcgttttcgagtatgtggttatgccttttgggttgaagaatgctggggccacttatcaaagagccatgaacctgatcttccacgatatccttggaaagattttggaggtttataTCGATGATGTGGTGGTGAAGTCCAAGAAGAAAGGGGATCATATCACAGACCTCAGGAAagtcttcgagcgcatgcgactacaccaactcaagatgaatCCTGCCAAATACGTGTTtggagttcaagcaggagacttCCTAGGGTTCGTTGTCCATCAGAGGggcattgaggtccctgaagacaagGCGTGCAcagtcatcaacgcatctccgccacgcacgaagaaagagCTGCAGCGTCTGCTCGGTAAAATCAATTTTTTGAGACGCTTTATCTCTAattctgcaggtaagatccagccttttTCTCCTCTGCTGAAGCTACAGGGCCAGAGCGAGTTCGTCTGGGAGCATAagcaccaagaggcttttgatacaatcaaggcctacctggcgagcccaccagtgctcgttcctcctagggttggattcccattaaaactatatatttcagctgctgaggcctccattggcagcctgcttGCACAAGACGATGAGGAcggtgtcgaacatgccatattttatcttagtaggacactcacagactgcgagacGAGATACACTccgatggaaaagctgtgtctcacattgtacttctcagcatgcaagctgcgccactacatgttatcctttaccacttgcatcatcgctcagactgacttggtcaagtacatgctgtcgcggcctattctgcgcggccgcattggcaaatgggttttggctttatctgaattctcgctacaatacgtgccacaaaaggcagtaaagggacaggctatcgcagacTTCCTAGCACACCAccctaccttggacatccccataGTGAAGGAGTTGGAGATAGCCGCGATGACCATAACTCGCCCAGATTtagcgcgcatcccagaatacgctattcggtatcaagccacagtctccttgcaGCCCTGGATCCCATACTTTGATGGATCACGGacggaaacgttagcaggggcagggattgttctggagaatctagcgggcgatcgtttttcttattctttccagttggagttcaaatgtacaaacaatcaagcagagtatgaggcccttatcattggcctagaggttCTGCTCGAGCTGGGAGTAAGAGACGTTCAGATACACGGCGACTCTttgcttataatcaaccaacTCCACGGaaagtacaagtgtgaaagctttttgcttataccctatttgcatcgcgccattgaacttctggatcaattcgatgaggcggatttggagcacatacctcgtgagcgcaactttgcggccaatgagctcgctcaattggctacaggcattacattgaagtacggcgttcgcgagcgcattctgaaagtcgagcgccgcacactgccttcgtggctcgcgcggcctgacccaccgGATGATCCAGTCGTCGCGGTGCTCGaacctattgacgtcgattggcgcgTTCCGCTGATTGAGtacctcaagcaaccagatcctacagcagacaggaagactCGCTTTCTTGccttgaattatttcctcagaggtgacgagctgcgacgacgtggggaagaCTGCATCGATTTTCGTTGCGTCTATGGCCGTGAGGCAAAACGGTTAATGCGTGAAGCACACACGGGAGTGTGTGGAGCCCATCAGGCTggccccaagatgcgttggctgatcagaagacatgggttttattggcccagcattttgaaagATTGTATCGCGTTCGCAAAAGGATGCCAAGACTGTCAGGCACACGGTCCAGTGCAGCATGTCCCCAATATCCCCATGAAACccattattaaaccttggcctgcaCGAGGCTGGGCTTTAgatttgattgggatgattcaccctcattcctcgctccagcataagttcatcattgtagccactgatttcttcacgaaatgggttgaagctgaacctttgaaggaagcttccggcgctaccattcgccagtttatctttcagaatattatttgcaggtttggcatcccagaagtgttggtctcagacaggggaGCAGCATTTATGGGCGGTGAAGTAGAGAAGCTTGTCAAtgacttgggcatccagttcgtccacagcacTCCCTATTATGCTCAATCgaatggtcaagcagaggccagtaacaagattattatcaccttgctcaagaagatgctcGTTGAGAACCCTAGACAGTGGCACAatacgttgtatgagaccttaTGGGCCTATCGTACatccaagaggaatcccactgctacaacCCCCTATGCTCTCATGTTCGGGCATGATGCGGTCTTACCTTTGGAACTCAACGTCCAGTCtttgcgcgtccaagatcagcatcacttgattggggaagattatgttcaggcgatgtggcaagagcacgaggatctcagcgagcagcgcttagcagctttggataacttgatcatggaaaagcaacggatcgctcgcgcctatgacaagcggacgcgtggccgtagttacaaggagggtgacttggtttggaaggctgttttgcCTCTTGGTGAGAaattgaccggtcgcggtaaatggactccgcgcTGGGAGGgacccttcgttgttcatcgcatcctggagcgcggggcctttcacctcaaagatttggatggcgacctccaccgtaatcccattaacgggcgtttcctgaagaaatactaccctagtgtttgggagtttgacgATCCCCCGGATCCACCTTCTTCTCcgacaggggggcaaccttagtctccccaggttcgcttcatccCTATTCAGGCCTTTTCCGTGGCCTTCgtatcctgtacttgcttcacctacgcatactaggggggcaacactccatacattcaggccttatttgGGGCTTTATTTTTGCTTTATTTTTGGTaaacaatttcaaatttcttgttattgttgtcaaatgcatgtaatggcctatacctgaggcctttATTTTATACATTGATTTGCAAAATAAAAAGTGTTAAagactttcattcataaagtggctttgcagTACAATGTGCAAATCAAgataattacatttgcggtttacaaagCCAGAAGTGGCTTAGAATAAAAACCGTAAAGTTACAGATCTACCAAGAGTTTCTGGATCTAGTGGCAGcgagggggctgtgctcgggTGTtcatcctctccctctcttcacccacatgcctcctcCGATCTGAGTCGCAGCCGCTACCGTCTGTATCGGAcgaaggaaggaaataatccatcgcaaccctttCGGTTGGattatcctccgggatggagatggtcttcacggGGAGgtgcgactcacaaccacatctacctcctggggaaaaacataagtcacgcAATCAGTCCCCGGAGGTAGACTGCGAAAGAAGAACAATCGGCCTCAAGTGGCCTTCCTTCCTTCTTCCGCCTGCTCCACGCGAGaaaatctgaggagagggatcccTCAGAATCTGGTTCCGCCGCGAAGGAGCGCCACATGTTCTTCAGTCTAAGGGAAACCGGTGgatttcaccgcgacttccagagaccaaagacatgaggttggacctgaggttaggccataagacctacccaggtattgaggttaagccataagaCCTAGGAATTCGAGGCTAAGGCTGATATCGTGAGGAGAGGATTGTAGAAACTGAAGGAAGAGAAGGAGAGATTGCGATACTATTTCTGGGAAACCCATATTCATTTGTGTATGCCATCTCTCCAGAGTGCAGGTATTTACAGTGCCAGTCTCAGTGGCCTTGACCGTACGATGGGCggttgtgatattctcattgccatcaatgagcgtatcaattggtgttaaatgctaagatctcggaaatgaagataattgaaaacgcgtgggaagcggggcagtctccaaggaggtaaccgctttatttcgagattatcttttcaatcttttcaaacagttttaaAAGCATTAAAACGAATTGAAGCGCCGAGCAGTTTGAGAGGACAAGCTGAtttgtatttgggccaagcaatgtgggctaaatattaagATTAATAATAATATTCTTGTTCATACAAAAACATGGGCTTAATTCTAGAGGCCCAAGAGTCtgcggcctgcatgggtcaggcgaaggaaaaGCTCATCCAAacgaaaactagcatccgcagcagcttgtgcaGCTTGTTGAGCTGCCACACGAGCCTGAGCCAATTCCCGGGATAGCGTCTCgaaggcagcgaggggttgttctaaCTGAGGCTCCGCATGAGTGAGTCTGGTAGTAACGTCAGTTAAGCGGCTTGaagagcctgaatctgggacctcaggtggttcctttcgagcgtcagttccctgatgaggttagcctgatcacccaagaaatcgcgcgCGGTCTCTGTCTGCCGGTTAAGGTTCTGATAGTGCGTCTCAGTCTGCCTAGCCTGCGCGTTCGCGACTGCCCGTTCATTGAGCCCTTGAGGAAGATTTTGCAGTAGTTGGTCGACCTCTCGAAATTGTTCctcagtgatggctccctcgcggagaagtaccCTCAGATATTCTAAAACTTGCAcgggcgcaccaggaatcaagATATCAGGACCCAAGAGGCGGCGAAGGCCTTCTCTagcttcatctacgaccccagggggggtcacttcaagtacgcgagctaacctttccagagTGGAGGGAGTTGGTGGCTCAGCGACAGGAGCCTCGGGAGGCTCGGCGACAGGTGTTGCCTCTGGCACCGAGTCAGGGAGGACTCTCGATTCTCCGGCTTCAGcgacttggggggcagggggaaAGAGGTCCTGACCAACCATATTAGGTGCAGGCTCAGCAGCTTCTGCTTCTACGTCTTCAGCTACAGCGTCCTCAGTGTGGGCGGCATTTTGATTCTGAAAGAAGGTATTGTCAGAATATTTAAGCCAGGAAGTAATAATGAATTTATCAATCAAGGGAAGTACCTCCTCGGTTGGGAGCTCACGCATAACGACTGCCGGTACTGCCTCTGGGATAGCTTCACTGGGAATAAGAGTTGGGTCACGCACTGTCTGCTCCAGGATGGGTACATCGCTTGGTTCCTCACGAGGTGCATCTGGTAGCGCTCTATCTTCGACCTCAGGTGAACTATCATCTATGATCTGAACTGGGGTCAAAACCAACTGTGCATCACTGGCAGCGCCCGCAGGAGGTGGGGAGTTGTTCATGATAGTTGGCGCTTGGGCTTGGGAAACAGATGTGCCTTCACCTGTGGCTGAAGATCCTTCTCCAGTGTGTGTCAAGGACCTGTGGCGAACCTGCAAATGAGGATTGTCACATGGTcgcataaaataaaaataaaattgctaATGAGTACTGAATGTGCTTGTGTCTTACCAAtcggtcagcgattggttcatcttcctCCCATGggtcagttcgaggatcagaaCGACTGCGTTTCCGAGCCGATAGGGCGGCGATCTGTTGGAGTCAGAGGGTTAGGTTTGATTTGTGGAGGAAGTATGATTTATTCAAACAGAAAGTTCTTACCGTCTGCGAGTCATCGTCATCAGAGGAGGATTCTTGGTCTTCAGGCTCTGTCATCACCgccttttgtttcccagacTGGCCAGTAGCTTGGGTGTTGTTCGCTGCGCGACTGCCAGAAAGTGGCGCGTTTCCCTGGAATAGCAAAATTTGAATTAAAAGGGAAGAGCAAATGAACAAAGTACAAAACGTAAGTCAGGATACTTACCTCTTGAGGGGGTTCGCGGATTACGATACCAGCCTGGGCCTGACGTGgtgctcgcgcgggtcgcggagccggctcAGCAGCGGGAGGAGGAACTTGTGCAGCGTCCTCCAGAACGCGAGCAAGTAGATCGACATCGGCAGTGTAGGGGTATCGCAGTTCCCCGAAAATGGCAGCGAATAGCTCATCATGctgttgcctccagcagttaaccgAGACTTCTGCCCACCATGTCTCGTATCCGTCCTCAGTTCCatccacagagtcaatctctttAGCCCAATCAGGGAGATCAACCAGTGCGAGTGTGCTTTGCGCTGGCGGAGACCCAGAAAGGGGCCCTAGTCTGCGCCAAGAGGTGTTatagttccaagcatcatacagagggaatggcactaattggaCAAGGCCGaattggcgagcgaagtggttgggagcgtagagctcgtaactgagttcgtcagcggcaatcctgatgtctgaacaggagattgcgcggcggaaagccaagcgcgcgcgatcactgtagcgagaAGCACCAGGGAGAAATCCATGTTCAAGCGGAGCCGGGAATCTCCTACTTAGCACCAAGTCGCAGTATGGCATCTCGTGCAGGaggtacaagtatgtgaagcactcagaaTAAGGAGGGGATATGTACCTTTCATCGCGACTGAGCCATCGTCCCAGGAGTTGATCAGAAGGCGGAAGCAATGGGATGTCATCGCGACGAAAATAtgggaagtaaatttgaatccagaagtcaagaatccaaaaggggccagaaatgctagtctcgaaGGGATGCATGGTGGCTTGATACAAAgtgcgatagagggcacccagcacGGGTTGTCCTAACCCAATGCGGcgaccgttgtagagggccgttgccagaagagtccaggcaccagtgggcttgCAGGAGGAAGTACAGAAGACAAACTTACAGAGCCAGTACTCTAAGAAAGCGATCCCGCCGGTCGCATTGCGCTCCTGACGGTAATAAGccaaccaccgcggataggagccactatgagcgctgcgaccatGTTGGGCCATGGTGGAAGCAAAGGTATCAgaatcgaattggccatgcaaaTAGGGCTCGCCGTCGATGGGTAGgccagtgatggtgagaatgtccaataaagTGATGCTCATTTGACCAAATCGAAAATCGAAGGTATTGGTGGCAgtgttccaaaaacagagaaaagcagcgagtggcgaacgattgccaccgcgcggaagatgaaaacaaagatcgatagtgtgggtgatacctgctgcgttccagcgagccagatctcgGGCTCGCGTCTCGCGATACCAGGACAGCTCCGCCGCGCTGATAAAcgatggccaatgccctatttttgatcgGTGGTTAGGGGCGctccaactggtaaaatccccaggagtccttcggaggactgggaTGGGGCGGCGAACAGGTAAGCCATAGAAGGCGATGGTGTCTGCTGGAAAAGCATCTCGCGGCGTTGGTCCCAGTCCGGCATGGTTGTTCGAGAGTCTGAGGA harbors:
- the LOC133734659 gene encoding uncharacterized protein LOC133734659; its protein translation is MAPPKKIVIDQEEELNEQAARSWGTNIGASLVLQTTIQRPLLLRLSNNHAGLGPTPRDAFPADTIAFYGLPVRRPIPVLRRTPGDFTSWSAPNHRSKIGHWPSFISAAELSWYRETRARDLARWNAAGITHTIDLCFHLPRGGNRSPLAAFLCFWNTATNTFDFRFGQMSITLLDILTITGLPIDGEPYLHGQFDSDTFASTMAQHGRSAHSGSYPRWLAYYRQERNATGGIAFLEYWLCKFVFCTSSCKPTGAWTLLATALYNGRRIGLGQPVLGALYRTLYQATMHPFETSISGPFWILDFWIQIYFPYFRRDDIPLLPPSDQLLGRWLSRDERYISPPYSECFTYLYLLHEMPYCDLVLSRRFPAPLEHGFLPGASRYSDRARLAFRRAISCSDIRIAADELSYELYAPNHFARQFGLVQLVPFPLYDAWNYNTSWRRLGPLSGSPPAQSTLALVDLPDWAKEIDSVDGTEDGYETWWAEVSVNCWRQQHDELFAAIFGELRYPYTADVDLLARVLEDAAQVPPPAAEPAPRPARAPRQAQAGIVIREPPQEGNAPLSGSRAANNTQATGQSGKQKAVMTEPEDQESSSDDDDSQTIAALSARKRSRSDPRTDPWEEDEPIADRLVRHRSLTHTGEGSSATGEGTSVSQAQAPTIMNNSPPPAGAASDAQLVLTPVQIIDDSSPEVEDRALPDAPREEPSDVPILEQTVRDPTLIPSEAIPEAVPAVVMRELPTEENQNAAHTEDAVAEDVEAEAAEPAPNMVGQDLFPPAPQVAEAGESRVLPDSVPEATPVAEPPEAPVAEPPTPSTLERLARVLEVTPPGVVDEAREGLRRLLGPDILIPGAPVQVLEYLRVLLREGAITEEQFREVDQLLQNLPQGLNERAVANAQARQTETHYQNLNRQTETARDFLGDQANLIRELTLERNHLRSQIQALQAA